The following are from one region of the Nicotiana tabacum cultivar K326 chromosome 3, ASM71507v2, whole genome shotgun sequence genome:
- the LOC107830074 gene encoding protein PIN-LIKES 3: MGFVDLFVVALVPVLKTLIITAVGLFLALERVNLLGSAARHYLNNLVFYIFTPALVASSLAETVTSSNIVSLWFMPVNILLTFIIGSALGWLLVKITRTPIELHGLVISCCAAGNLGNLLLIIIPAVCVEKNSPFGDSVTCSTNGKAYASLSMAIGAVYIWTYIYNIIRAYGVQHNTSTVNIEDSGEVPDLLLSDSCTKLLSSQDRLQSDHMDHEAQLAVPLIGYETTHEGHFVRKIKQHIKIWTQRINFKMLFAPSTIATIVGIIIGVTSLLRKLMIGNEAPLHVIDSSASMLGEAAIPAMTLIVGANLLRGLKKSAVGMWVVIGIQVVRYVAMPLSGICVVKAARHFGLVGSDSLYQFVLLLQYALPSAMTIGTITQLFEVGESECSVIMLWNYALASVALTLWTTYYMWILS; the protein is encoded by the exons ATGGGATTTGTGGACTTGTTCGTCGTGGCATTAGTGCCTGTTCTGAAAACTCTCATAATTACTGCTGTTGGCTTGTTCCTTGCTTTGGAACGTGTCAATCTCCTTGGCTCTGCTGCAAGGCACTATTTGAACAAT CTTGTGTTCTATATTTTCACTCCCGCATTGGTGGCTAGCAGTTTGGCTGAAACAGTAACATCGAGCAACATTGTTTCATT ATGGTTCATGCCTGTAAACATCCTTCTCACATTTATAATCGGTTCAGCACTTGGATGGTTACTTGTGAAAATCACAAGAACTCCTATAGAACTTCATGGCCTTGTTATAAGTTGCTGTGCTGCAG GGAATCTGGGGAACTTGCTTCTCATCATAATTCCTGCAGTTTGTGTGGAGAAAAATAGTCCCTTTGGAGATTCAGTTACATGCTCCACCAATGGAAAGGCCTATGCATCACTATCTATGGCG ATAGGAGCAGTCTATATATGGACTTATATCTATAACATAATTCGAGCATATGGAGTCCAACATAATACCTCAACTGTCAACATAGAGGATTCTGGTGAAGTCCCAGATCTGTTACTGTCCGATAGCTGTACGAAATTGTTATCTTCACAGGATAGGCTACAATCTGATCATATGGACCATGAAGCTCAACTTGCAGTACCTCTCATTGGATATGAAACCACACATGAG GGACATTTTGTTAGGAAGATCAAGCAACATATCAAAATATGGACGCAAAGGATCAATTTCAAAATGTTGTTTGCACCATCGACAATTGCTACG ATTGTTGGGATCATCATTGGTGTAACGTCCCTCTTAAGAAAGCTGATGATTGGAAATGAGGCTCCGTTGCATGTGATTGATAGCTCTGCTTCTATGCTAGG AGAGGCTGCAATACCAGCCATGACATTGATAGTTGGAGCAAATCTTCTTAGAG GGCTGAAAAAGTCCGCAGTAGGGATGTGGGTTGTGATAGGCATACAGGTAGTACGTTATGTGGCAATGCCATTATCAGGGATTTGTGTTGTCAAAGCTGCACGCCATTTTGGGTTGGTTGGATCAGATTCCTTATATCAGTTTGTACTTCTCCTGCAATATGCACTTCCTTCTGCAATGACTATCG GTACAATTACACAGTTGTTTGAAGTTGGTGAAAGTGAATGTTCAGTGATTATGCTATGGAATTATGCACTGGCATCAGTTGCTCTTACTCTATGGACCACTTATTACATGTGGATTTTATCTTGA